CGTTCAAGCGATGTTCGAACGCATAGCCCAGAGCGTAGTAGGTGCGGTCGTAGTATTCCCAGTCCGGGTCGCCGAGATTCTTATGATGGGAAACCTTGCCGAACGGCATGTCGATCTTGGTGCCCTGCACCGGCAGGAACTGGCTGGTGATGCCGGTATCGTCGCGGGTGAATTGCGTGAGCAGGGTGAAGCGGGTGTCTTCGTCGATGTTCCAGGTCAGGCTCGGTGCGACGTTGTAGCGCTTGTTGTCGACGTGGTCGATCTGCGTGCCGCTGTCGCGCACCACGCCGCTCAGGCTATAGAGGAACTGGCCTTCGTCATCAATTTTGCCGGTGCTGGCGAAGTTGATCTGGCGCTGGTTGTCGCTGCCGTATTGCAGCTGGATCTCGTGGCTGTCTTCAGCGCTTGGACGGCGGCTGACCATGTCCAGCAAGCCACCCGGCGGGGTCTGGCCGTAGACCGACGACGCCGGGCCGCGCAGCAGGGCGAGGCGATCGAGGTTCCAGGTTTCCTGTTTCGGGTTGGCGTAGGTGCCTTTCGGCAGCGGCAGGCCATCGAGGAACTGGGTCGGCTCAAAGCCCCGGACCCGCAGCCAGTCGGCACGGGTGTCGCTGCCGTAGCTGCTGGCGACGATGCCGGGCATGTAGCGCACGGCGTCATCGAGGTTCTGCACATTGCGATCTTCCATTTGCTGGCGAGTGGCGACCGATATCGAGCGCGGCGCTTCGACCAGCGCGGTGTCGGTCTTGCTGCCGGCGGCGGTGCGCGTGGCGACGTAGCCTTCCACCGGGCCCCAGGCGCTTTCAGTGTTTTGGACACCGATGACGGCGGTTTCCGGCAGGGCCAGCGTGCCCTCGGGAATGGCGGCCAGGCTGTAGGTGCCGGCGCTGCTTTGCTCCAGTTGCAGACCGGTGCCGCGCAAGGCTTCACGCAGGGCGCTGGCGGCGTCGTACTGGCCCTTGACCGGCGCGGAGATCTTGCCCGCGGCCAGCGAAGGGTTCAACGACAGCGCGAGGCCCGCCTGGCTGGCGATCTGGTTCAGCGTGCTGGCCAATGGCGCGGCCGGCAGGTTGTAGGCGCGAACGCTGGACGCCTGTTCAGCGGCAATCAGCTGACTGCTGGCCAGCGGGGCGCAAAGGGCAATGGCGATGGCCAGCAAGCTGGGGCGCAACAAGGTGTCTAGCGAACGGGACATACAGCGGCTCCTGAATGGAAATATTTCTCAATTGCCTAGGTGCCGAATGAGAATCCCAAAGTGATAGGGCTGGATGAAAATAATTTCGATTCAGTAAGTGAGGGGCTGAGTCTAGATGTGTGCTGTTGTTGACGGCCTCTTCGCGGGCAAGCCTCGCTCCTACGGGTTTTGTGTCGACCTGTGGAGCGATGACATCCTGTAGGAGCGAGGCTTGCCCGCGAAGGCGGCCGATTAGACGCAACACCCCTCAGGGCTTGGCTTCGGCCTTCGCCACCGTCACCCACCACGGCGTGTGCTGTTCGATCTGCACGGGCAAGGTCGGCAGCAGCGCGCTTAGCGCCTTGTCGGTGTCGTGCAGGGGGAAGCTACCGGTGATCCGCAGGTCAGCCACCTCCGGCGCAACGCCCAAATGCCCCCGTCGATATCGACCGAGTTCGTGCACCAGGTCTTCCAGTCGTGTGTTGTCCACCACCAGCATGCCGCGGGTCCAGGCATCGGCGCCGAGGTTCAGCGCGACGATTGGGCCCAGGCCATTGCTGCGCATCAGCACTTGCTGGCCTTCACACAGGATCTGCTCTTCAGGGCTCGACTGCGGATGGGCGGCCACTGCGGACTGCAACACGCTCAGTCGCGTGCCGTCGTCCTCGCGCTTGACCAGGAACCGCGTACCCAGCGCGCGCAGGCTGCCTTCACGGGTTTCGACGATAAACGGTCGAGCGTCGCCATGACCGGTTTCGACGAGAATTTCCCCTTCCTGAAGGATGATCAGCCGCTGCTTCTCGTCAAAACGCACGTCCACCGCGCTGTGGGTGTT
This region of Pseudomonas mandelii genomic DNA includes:
- a CDS encoding FecR domain-containing protein, producing MSPASSKPVSAQVLDAAIAWQLSLDSGSPVEREEFTKWHAAHEEHARAWRQLGMLDQRFSVASGPARTALLQSRESIRRRVRKLGSGLASVVAVIGLALFVGDRHLPIDYWLADQRTATGEQRTLRLSDGTLINLNTHSAVDVRFDEKQRLIILQEGEILVETGHGDARPFIVETREGSLRALGTRFLVKREDDGTRLSVLQSAVAAHPQSSPEEQILCEGQQVLMRSNGLGPIVALNLGADAWTRGMLVVDNTRLEDLVHELGRYRRGHLGVAPEVADLRITGSFPLHDTDKALSALLPTLPVQIEQHTPWWVTVAKAEAKP